In the genome of Artemia franciscana chromosome 20, ASM3288406v1, whole genome shotgun sequence, the window TCTTTATTCTAGCCAAAACTTTTCATTATAGCTGCTTGTTTCTAGGACGGAAGGTTTGAAATGTTAGAAATGGTCCATAGTTTGTAAACTAAGCCGAAAAATATTCTAACCAAACATGAAcacaataaataatagaaaacaatCTATTCaagtaaatttcaaaaactaacTATAAAGACTTCAAAGATAACCCTTCCAGATCACCAattatcttttgaaaagtttcacTTAAAGGAGCACTGCCACTGATAAAATGTATATCTCGGCAGTCATCAAGAAGCTCCTTCCTATGTTTTAAATACATAGGCCAAAccactttttcaaaatagccAGGTACGTCAGGAGGATCATAATTTCTTGTCTGCCTTCTAGCCCAGCACTCCTCATACTCAAGttcaaaaaaatacttcagATCCATTAGAGGTCTTAATGGCTTATAGTTGAGGACCAAAAACCCTTCGAGAATCAAAAGCGATTTGGATGGTAATTCACTAAGCACAGtcaagtttttattaaattcactTTCGAATTTATTCATATCAATAGCTGACATAATATCCCAGTTGTAGTGACCTAGTTCACTTATATACTCCATTCCATCCTGATTATCCAGCTTAAAAT includes:
- the LOC136039928 gene encoding nicotinamide riboside kinase 1-like isoform X1, whose amino-acid sequence is MKPVVVALGGVTNGGKSTIAKLLQDYFPLSKIMRQDDYFKLDNQDGMEYISELGHYNWDIMSAIDMNKFESEFNKNLTVLSELPSKSLLILEGFLVLNYKPLRPLMDLKYFFELEYEECWARRQTRNYDPPDVPGYFEKVVWPMYLKHRKELLDDCRDIHFISGSAPLSETFQKIIGDLEGLSLKSL